The Paracoccus aminovorans genome has a window encoding:
- a CDS encoding NnrS family protein: MGKTANIKRPEGGIPRGLSRTGPVLFSYGFRPFFLGGALWAVLAMLMWVAALAGHGAPGGAYGASHWHMHEMLFGFASAVLAGFLMTAIPNWTGRMPLSGRPLMALAGLWLAGRLALTFAPAGALLAAVAIDALFLPVMAAVFTVEIVAGRKWRDLKVVGMVSALALANIVFHLSVLRDGDPAMAARLAVSAYVLLIVIIGGRITPSFTRNWLARRGPGPLPAPYGRFDSATACLSAAALAGWILAPEARAVALAALAAAVLNLVRLARWRGWRTAAEPLVLALHGGYLMLVLGFAAIGLAGFGLLTTGAALHVLAIGAIGGEMLAVMTRATRGHTGRDLTASRLTTLSYVAIWAAALLRPLAEFGDYDLLIRLAGAAWVLAFGLFCLEHAPMLLCQRKELRA, translated from the coding sequence ATGGGCAAGACCGCGAATATCAAGCGACCCGAGGGCGGCATCCCGCGCGGCCTGTCCCGGACCGGGCCGGTGCTGTTCTCCTACGGCTTCCGGCCGTTCTTCCTGGGCGGCGCGCTGTGGGCGGTGCTGGCGATGCTGATGTGGGTGGCGGCTCTGGCCGGTCACGGCGCCCCCGGCGGCGCCTATGGCGCCAGCCACTGGCACATGCACGAGATGCTGTTCGGCTTCGCCTCGGCGGTGCTCGCCGGGTTCCTGATGACGGCGATCCCGAACTGGACCGGCCGCATGCCGCTGTCGGGCAGGCCGCTGATGGCGCTGGCCGGGCTGTGGCTGGCCGGCCGGCTGGCCCTGACCTTCGCGCCGGCCGGGGCGCTTTTGGCGGCGGTCGCGATCGACGCGCTGTTCCTGCCGGTGATGGCTGCGGTCTTTACCGTCGAGATCGTCGCCGGTCGCAAATGGCGCGACCTGAAGGTGGTCGGCATGGTCTCGGCCCTGGCGCTGGCCAATATCGTCTTTCACCTGTCCGTGCTGCGCGACGGCGATCCGGCCATGGCGGCGCGGCTGGCGGTCTCGGCCTATGTGCTGCTGATCGTCATCATCGGCGGCCGCATCACCCCCAGCTTCACCCGCAACTGGCTGGCGCGGCGCGGGCCGGGACCGCTGCCGGCGCCCTATGGCCGGTTCGACAGCGCGACCGCCTGCCTGTCGGCCGCCGCTCTGGCCGGCTGGATCCTTGCCCCCGAGGCGCGGGCCGTGGCCCTGGCGGCCCTGGCTGCGGCGGTGCTGAACCTGGTCCGGCTGGCCCGCTGGCGCGGCTGGCGCACCGCGGCCGAGCCGCTGGTGCTGGCGCTGCATGGCGGCTATCTGATGCTGGTCCTGGGCTTCGCCGCCATCGGGCTGGCGGGCTTCGGCCTGCTGACCACGGGCGCGGCGCTGCATGTCCTGGCCATCGGTGCCATCGGCGGCGAGATGCTGGCGGTGATGACCCGGGCCACCCGCGGCCATACCGGCCGCGACCTGACCGCCTCGCGCCTGACGACGCTCAGCTATGTCGCGATCTGGGCGGCGGCGCTGCTGCGGCCGCTGGCGGAGTTCGGCGACTACGACCTGCTGATCCGGCTGGCGGGGGCCGCCTGGGTGCTGGCCTTCGGCCTGTTCTGCCTGGAGCACGCGCCGATGCTGCTGTGCCAGCGCAAGGAACTGCGGGCCTGA
- a CDS encoding cbb3-type cytochrome c oxidase subunit I: MKYQTQKIALAYIYVALALFAVQVLMGLILGYIYVNPNFLSETLPFNIARMLHSNALIVWLLTGFFGAAYFLIPEEAEREIHSPTLAYVQLAILVVGTAGVVVTYLFNLFEGNFLLGKQGREFLEQPTWVKIGIVVAALIFLYNVSLTVLKGRKTVISTILLLGLWGLALLFLFAFYNPSNLALDKQYWWNVVHLWVEGVWELIMASILGFLMLKLTGVDREVVEKWLYVIVASALFSGILGTGHHYFWIGMPAYWQWLGSIFSSFEVVPFFAMMAFAFVMVWKGKRDHPNKAALLWSLGCAVLAFFGAGVWGFLHTLHGVNYYTHGTQVTAAHGHLSFFGAYVCLNLALFTYAMPILRGRDPYNQVLLMVSFWLMAGGMVFMTFVLTFAGVIQTHLQRVMGINYMEVQDQIGLFYWMRFGAGVPVLLGVILFIWATLVPRREVIQPGPVIEHAAE, translated from the coding sequence ATGAAATATCAGACCCAGAAAATCGCGCTGGCCTATATCTACGTGGCGCTCGCGCTGTTCGCCGTCCAGGTCCTGATGGGCCTGATCCTCGGCTATATCTACGTCAATCCCAACTTCCTGTCCGAGACCCTGCCCTTCAACATCGCCCGGATGCTGCATTCCAACGCGCTGATCGTCTGGCTGCTGACGGGGTTCTTCGGCGCCGCCTATTTCCTGATCCCGGAAGAGGCGGAACGCGAGATCCATTCGCCGACCCTGGCCTATGTCCAGCTGGCGATCCTGGTCGTCGGCACGGCGGGCGTGGTGGTGACCTATCTCTTCAACCTGTTCGAGGGCAATTTCCTGCTGGGCAAGCAGGGGCGCGAATTCCTGGAGCAGCCGACCTGGGTCAAGATCGGCATCGTCGTCGCGGCGCTGATCTTTCTCTACAACGTCTCGCTGACGGTGCTGAAGGGGCGCAAGACGGTGATCTCGACCATCCTGCTGCTGGGCCTCTGGGGGCTGGCGCTGCTGTTCCTGTTCGCCTTCTACAACCCCTCGAACCTGGCGCTGGACAAGCAGTACTGGTGGAACGTCGTGCACCTGTGGGTGGAGGGCGTGTGGGAGCTGATCATGGCCTCGATCCTGGGCTTCCTGATGCTGAAGCTGACCGGCGTCGACCGCGAGGTGGTCGAGAAATGGCTGTACGTCATCGTCGCCTCGGCGCTGTTCTCGGGCATCCTGGGGACCGGGCACCATTATTTCTGGATCGGGATGCCCGCCTATTGGCAATGGCTCGGCTCGATCTTCTCGAGTTTCGAGGTGGTGCCGTTCTTTGCCATGATGGCCTTCGCCTTCGTCATGGTCTGGAAGGGCAAGCGCGACCACCCGAACAAGGCGGCGCTGCTGTGGAGCCTGGGCTGCGCGGTGCTGGCCTTCTTCGGCGCCGGGGTGTGGGGCTTTCTGCACACGCTGCACGGGGTCAACTATTACACCCACGGCACGCAGGTCACGGCGGCGCACGGGCACCTGTCCTTCTTCGGCGCCTATGTCTGCCTGAACTTGGCGCTGTTCACCTATGCCATGCCGATCCTGCGCGGCCGCGACCCCTATAACCAGGTGCTGCTGATGGTCTCGTTCTGGCTGATGGCGGGCGGGATGGTGTTCATGACCTTCGTGCTGACCTTTGCCGGGGTGATCCAGACCCACCTCCAGCGCGTCATGGGCATCAACTACATGGAGGTGCAGGACCAGATCGGCCTGTTCTACTGGATGCGCTTCGGCGCCGGCGTGCCGGTGCTGCTGGGGGTGATCCTGTTCATCTGGGCCACGCTGGTTCCCCGCCGCGAGGTGATCCAGCCCGGCCCGGTGATCGAGCATGCCGCGGAGTAA
- a CDS encoding pseudoazurin: protein MKRSLTMAAVMTALAFPAFAADHQVQMLNKGEAGAMVFEPAFVQAEVGDTVTFVPTAKGHDVVSLPDMLPEGVAEFESKLNEEYVLTVETPGLYGVKCKPHFPMGMVALIQVGGDASNYDALAEGKLPKKARERMDAALAQVTR, encoded by the coding sequence ATGAAACGCTCTCTGACCATGGCCGCCGTGATGACCGCGCTGGCCTTTCCGGCCTTTGCCGCCGATCACCAGGTGCAGATGCTGAACAAGGGCGAGGCGGGCGCGATGGTGTTCGAGCCGGCCTTCGTCCAGGCCGAGGTCGGCGACACCGTCACCTTCGTGCCCACGGCCAAGGGCCATGACGTGGTCTCGCTGCCCGACATGCTTCCCGAAGGCGTGGCCGAGTTCGAATCGAAGCTGAACGAGGAATATGTGCTGACCGTCGAGACCCCCGGCCTTTACGGCGTGAAATGCAAGCCGCATTTCCCGATGGGCATGGTGGCGCTGATCCAGGTCGGCGGCGATGCCTCGAACTACGACGCGCTGGCCGAGGGCAAGCTGCCCAAGAAGGCGCGCGAGCGGATGGACGCCGCGCTGGCGCAGGTCACGCGCTGA
- a CDS encoding c-type cytochrome, whose product MREVLTKSMARNIFYGGSLFFILVFIGLFAQSHWYIVNVSTDKAGLTDEVAAGKHVWERKACINCHTILGEGAYFAPELGNVMKRWGVQDDPEAAFEVLKGWMEAQPTGIEGRRQMPQFNLSDDEIRELTEFLLWTGRINTQNWPPNDAG is encoded by the coding sequence ATGCGCGAAGTTCTGACGAAGAGCATGGCCCGAAACATCTTCTATGGCGGGTCTCTGTTCTTCATTCTCGTATTCATCGGGCTGTTCGCCCAAAGTCACTGGTACATCGTCAACGTCTCGACCGACAAGGCCGGCCTGACCGACGAGGTCGCGGCCGGCAAGCATGTCTGGGAACGCAAGGCCTGCATCAACTGCCACACCATCCTGGGCGAAGGCGCCTATTTCGCGCCCGAACTCGGCAACGTCATGAAGCGCTGGGGCGTGCAGGACGATCCCGAAGCCGCCTTCGAGGTGCTGAAGGGCTGGATGGAGGCGCAGCCGACCGGCATCGAGGGCCGGCGCCAGATGCCGCAGTTCAACCTCAGCGACGACGAAATCCGCGAACTGACCGAGTTCCTGCTGTGGACCGGCCGGATCAACACCCAGAACTGGCCGCCGAACGATGCCGGCTGA
- a CDS encoding Crp/Fnr family transcriptional regulator has product MSENLSDLPLFAGLSPAQLDEVRQGMIRQALAQGESLFLQADAAARFFVLIEGRLKVTQVTEDGQQFIVRIVHPGELCGFAPALGRSHYPGSAEAMVDSRLLAWPRSRWEPLIGAAPSLAFSAIQAVGRKLDEAHIRLREMSTEEAGRRIAHLLLRLARQGNGAAPPDRGPVEIPFPLTRQDIADMSGNTLHTVSRIMAAWETGGILLRARRKVIIADAAALSAIAQTQS; this is encoded by the coding sequence ATGTCCGAGAACCTTTCCGACCTGCCGCTTTTCGCCGGCCTCAGCCCCGCCCAGCTGGACGAGGTGCGCCAGGGCATGATCCGCCAGGCGCTGGCGCAGGGCGAGTCGCTGTTCCTGCAGGCCGATGCCGCGGCCCGCTTCTTCGTGCTGATCGAGGGGCGGCTGAAGGTCACCCAGGTCACCGAGGACGGCCAGCAATTCATCGTCCGCATCGTCCATCCGGGCGAGCTTTGCGGCTTTGCGCCCGCGCTCGGCCGCAGCCATTATCCGGGCAGCGCCGAGGCGATGGTGGACAGCCGCCTGCTGGCCTGGCCGCGGTCGCGGTGGGAACCGCTGATCGGCGCCGCGCCCTCGCTGGCCTTCTCGGCGATCCAGGCCGTGGGCCGCAAGCTGGACGAGGCGCATATCCGCCTGCGCGAGATGAGCACCGAAGAGGCCGGCCGCCGCATCGCCCACCTGCTGCTGCGCCTGGCGCGGCAGGGCAACGGCGCCGCGCCCCCGGACCGCGGCCCGGTCGAGATTCCCTTTCCGCTGACCCGCCAGGACATCGCCGACATGAGCGGCAATACCCTGCATACCGTGTCGCGGATCATGGCCGCCTGGGAAACCGGGGGCATCCTGCTGCGTGCCCGCCGCAAGGTCATCATCGCCGATGCCGCGGCGCTGTCCGCCATCGCGCAGACGCAATCCTGA